A DNA window from Ranitomeya imitator isolate aRanImi1 chromosome 2, aRanImi1.pri, whole genome shotgun sequence contains the following coding sequences:
- the FAM210B gene encoding protein FAM210B, mitochondrial: MLLLPGHLLRGPVLRPALRGLCLGAARLRCVREVGALRPPAVCPPPQLPAMSVRPYAAQGSGDPAGVSAESGGQKLSRAQQLRRVFAEYGGVAVAFHVGISLVSLGMFYALVSSGLDVPSLLLKVGFSEAVVQSKLASGTSTFVLAYAVHKLFAPVRISITVVSVPFLVRYFRRTGFFKPPS, translated from the exons ATGCTGCTTCTCCCGGGACACCTCCTCCGGGGCCCGGTGCTGCGGCCTGCACTCCGCGGCCTGTGCTTGGGGGCTGCCCGGCTGCGGTGCGTACGGGAGGTCGGGGCTCTGCGGCCTCCCGCTGTCTGCCCCCCGCCGCAGCTCCCAGCCATGAGTGTGCGGCCGTACGCGGCTCAG GGCAGCGGTGATCCGGCCGGCGTGTCTGCGGAGAGCGGTGGGCAGAAGCTAAGCAGGGCGCAGCAGCTGAGGCGGGTGTTCGCGGAGTACGGCGGAGTGGCGGTGGCGTTCCACGTCGGGATTTCACTGGTGTCGCTGGGAATGTTCTATGCACTGGTCTCCAG CGGTCTGGATGTCCCGTCGCTGCTTCTTAAAGTGGGCTTCAGTGAAGCTGTGGTCCAGTCCAAGCTGGCGTCCGGCACCAGTACCTTCGTGCTGGCATACGCCGTTCATAAACTGTTTGCCCCGGTGCGGATCAGCATCACCGTCGTGTCCGTTCCCTTCCTCGTCAGATACTTCAGAAGGACTGGCTTCTTCAAGCCTCCATCGTAA
- the AURKA gene encoding aurora kinase A: MEQRSAKENRHGVSGHNVKSLTSMADGPKRIPVTQQHAPQMKQAGNGTGPQRVLCSSNLPQRVLTQKPVLTNQKQTVQLTKPTAPVQHPCKSQAVNENKEPAQSNNLAAPVIDKKAIADQNKATVVPKEEGKKKQWCLEDFEIGRPLGKGKFGNVYLAREKQSKFILALKVLFKSQLEKAGVEHQLRREVEIQSHLRHPNILRLYGYFHDATRVYLILDYAPRGELYRELQRCTRFDELRSATYITELADALLYCHSKKVIHRDIKPENLLLGSNGELKIADFGWSVHAPSSRRTTLCGTLDYLPPEMIEGRMHDEKVDLWSLGVLCYEFLVGKPPFEAETHQETYRRISKVEYQYPPYVLEGARDLISKLLKHNPNHRLPLRDVLKHPWIVQNSSKHPQTTECPPGLPQ, from the exons AGCTTGACATCTATGGCCGACGGCCCAAAACGTATTCCAGTTACCCAGCAACATGCCCCCCAGATGAAGCAAGCTGGAAATGGCACAGGCCCCCAGAGGGTCCTCTGCTCTTCCAACCTGCCACAGAGGGTCCTCACTCAGAAGCCAGTTTTAACCAATCAGAAGCAGACGGTACAACTGACAAAGCCAACTGCTCCAGTGCAGCATCCATGCAAGTCCCAGGCGGTGAATGAGAACAAGGAGCCGGCCCAGAGCAATAACTTGGCAG CACCAGTTATAGACAAGAAGGCTATTGCCGATCAGAACAAGGCCACAGTCGTTCCCAAGGAAGAGGGTAAAAA GAAGCAGTGGTGTCTTGAAGACTTTGAGATTGGCCGTCCTTTAGGGAAAGGAAAGTTTGGCAATGTGTACTTGGCCCGTGAGAAGCAGAGTAAATTCATCCTGGCGCTGAAGGTTCTGTTCAAGTCCCAGCTGGAGAAGGCAGGGGTAGAACACCAGCTGCGCCGAGAGGTGGAAATCCAGTCTCACTTGAG GCATCCCAACATTCTACGACTTTATGGCTATTTTCATGATGCCACCAGAGTCTATCTCATCTTGGATTATGCCCCCCGTGGGGAGCTCTACAGGGAACTTCAGAGGTGCACACGATTCGATGAGCTGAGATCGGCTACT TACATCACTGAGCTCGCAGATGCCCTCCTGTATTGTCACTCAAAGAAAGTCATCCACCGAGACATCAAGCCTGAGAATCTCCTCCTTGGGTCCAATGGGGAGCTGAAGATTGCAGACTTTGGCTGGTCAGTGCATGCCCCATCTTCAAG GAGGACCACGTTGTGCGGGACCTTGGACTACCTGCCCCCTGAGATGATTGAGGGTCGGATGCACGATGAGAAGGTTGACCTGTGGAGTCTCGGTGTCCTCTGCTACGAGTTCCTAGTTGGGAAGCCCCCTTTTGAAGCAGAGACTCACCAGGAAACTTACCGTAGAATTTCAAAG GTGGAGTACCAGTACCCTCCGTATGTGTTAGAGGGTGCCAGAGACCTCATCTCTAAACTGCTGAAGCACAACCCCAATCACAGGCTGCCTCTGAGGGATGTCCTTAAACACCCCTGGATTGTACAGAACTCCAGTAAGCACCCCCAGACGACAGAATGCCCCCCAGGCCTGCCACAGTGA